In a single window of the Natronosalvus caseinilyticus genome:
- a CDS encoding 2Fe-2S iron-sulfur cluster-binding protein, which yields MDYSQMGLIIGLTLTLGATVLHFARGTPWRPTEDISQDVLEHRAKSVPETDFPEPMNRAIGGGGAVAAVGGGEAGGELEGGEGESEAASGPGDIPEDEIEYYEVEWVKEGETIEVANNEPLLDQGEDQGWDLPYACREGSCVSCSAKISGDANELIEHDNQQMLDENEMGEGYVLTCVGYPRGEFSIETNEAP from the coding sequence ATGGACTACAGCCAGATGGGGCTCATCATCGGGCTCACCCTGACCCTCGGGGCGACCGTGCTTCACTTCGCCCGCGGGACCCCGTGGCGCCCGACCGAGGACATCTCCCAGGACGTCCTCGAACATCGTGCGAAGAGCGTCCCCGAGACGGACTTCCCGGAGCCGATGAACCGGGCCATCGGCGGTGGTGGCGCCGTCGCGGCCGTCGGCGGCGGCGAAGCCGGTGGCGAACTCGAGGGCGGTGAGGGCGAGAGCGAGGCCGCCTCGGGCCCGGGCGACATCCCCGAGGACGAAATCGAGTACTACGAGGTCGAGTGGGTCAAGGAAGGCGAGACGATCGAGGTCGCCAACAACGAACCGCTGCTCGACCAGGGTGAAGACCAGGGCTGGGACCTGCCCTACGCCTGCCGCGAGGGGAGTTGCGTCTCCTGTTCGGCCAAGATCTCGGGTGACGCGAACGAACTCATCGAACACGACAACCAGCAGATGCTCGACGAGAACGAGATGGGTGAGGGGTACGTCCTCACGTGCGTCGGCTACCCGCGCGGGGAGTTCTCGATTGAGACGAACGAAGCGCCGTAG
- a CDS encoding SPW repeat protein, whose translation MSDTPTDTEPTGRRETTRNTINTDVMQWLSALVALIGLYVVASPFIFEATETAIWNDTLIGTAIFLLAGYNFYRLSRDRLASVGAASLTVLLGLWLLIAPSFIEMGSDQLATGTAISGALVALLSAYNAYANNKADAPDRARVRA comes from the coding sequence ATGAGCGATACACCAACAGACACCGAACCGACCGGTCGCCGCGAAACCACGCGAAATACGATAAACACGGACGTCATGCAATGGCTGAGCGCCCTGGTTGCGCTGATCGGCCTGTACGTCGTCGCGTCGCCGTTCATCTTCGAAGCCACGGAGACGGCGATCTGGAACGACACGCTCATCGGAACGGCGATTTTCCTGCTCGCCGGGTACAACTTCTACCGGCTCTCGAGGGATCGGCTGGCGAGCGTCGGCGCCGCATCGCTGACCGTCCTGCTCGGCTTGTGGTTGTTGATCGCGCCCTCGTTCATCGAGATGGGGAGTGATCAACTCGCGACCGGTACCGCCATCTCAGGCGCGCTCGTGGCCCTCCTCTCGGCGTACAACGCGTACGCCAACAACAAGGCCGACGCGCCCGACCGTGCTCGCGTTCGCGCCTGA
- a CDS encoding manganese catalase family protein produces MFFQEPTLQYEVIVEEPDPHFAKLLQQAIGGQEGEMRVALQYMFQAWALPEEYEAYRNLLMETAAEELGHIEMLATAVTKNLRGSPKQMREESENAAAAAAAMTGQNPRQFLSAGLSAMPVDSNGVPFTGGYIAASGNLAGDLYANVMAEATGRTLATRLWEYTDDPGMKDMLSYLIARDTMHQNQWLEALESLEDPVPVPASFPQEEENQEFNYAFMSTRREPQEDPGYPWTEGDSPDGKGEFSYLAEQPGDGEVVAPEPDPKTHNDPNESK; encoded by the coding sequence ATGTTCTTTCAAGAACCAACACTTCAGTACGAGGTCATCGTCGAAGAACCGGACCCGCACTTCGCCAAACTGCTCCAACAGGCGATCGGCGGGCAAGAGGGTGAGATGCGCGTCGCCCTCCAGTACATGTTCCAGGCGTGGGCGCTGCCCGAGGAGTACGAAGCCTACCGGAATCTCCTGATGGAAACCGCCGCCGAGGAACTCGGCCACATCGAGATGCTCGCCACGGCCGTCACGAAGAACCTCCGCGGCTCGCCCAAACAGATGCGCGAGGAGAGCGAAAACGCCGCGGCGGCCGCGGCGGCGATGACCGGCCAGAATCCGCGCCAGTTCCTCTCGGCCGGGCTCTCGGCGATGCCCGTCGACAGTAACGGCGTTCCCTTCACGGGCGGCTATATCGCCGCCTCGGGTAACCTCGCGGGCGACCTGTACGCGAACGTGATGGCCGAGGCGACCGGACGCACGCTCGCGACGCGCCTCTGGGAGTACACCGACGACCCCGGGATGAAGGACATGCTCTCGTACCTCATCGCCCGCGACACCATGCACCAGAACCAGTGGCTCGAGGCCTTGGAGTCGCTCGAGGACCCGGTTCCGGTTCCCGCGAGCTTTCCGCAGGAAGAGGAGAATCAGGAGTTCAACTACGCGTTCATGTCGACTCGAAGAGAGCCCCAGGAGGACCCCGGCTACCCGTGGACGGAAGGTGACTCGCCCGACGGAAAAGGCGAGTTCTCCTACCTCGCGGAACAACCCGGAGACGGCGAGGTCGTCGCTCCGGAGCCCGATCCGAAGACGCACAACGATCCTAACGAATCGAAGTGA
- a CDS encoding DHH family phosphoesterase — protein MDADLISSSDLPLARKSVLPGTGFFLPDDVEDGLEEQKARAALEGADVAVVADPDADGLACVAMIREAYDDVQVVPEPPTDDQDEEDGAGVGEDLEPDADPLEEPEPTPHRVALLPASPHNVEEALERVAAYADPGIDCYVCDLCPDRYEYVEDELAALLEVAGDVSWFDHHQWDDAVASAVREAGVDLVVGDSEEECTADVTLRSLAYDFDDKYETLAAVTRDHDLWLREDPRSDDLADYAYWTNPAEYVEVVREYGVDFPAWVREFITERRVEKEALIEQAVGRAKFHDVGGYTVGVTYGRCSQNEVAEAMREEGADASVVVKPAGSASIRGTDEFDRCHEVAGRVNGGGHPKAAGCKPDIYDDMLDYAHHWTTRGAVTKQVILEAFEDVVESSSAETAETELEE, from the coding sequence ATGGACGCCGATCTCATCTCGAGTTCCGATCTCCCACTGGCTCGCAAATCCGTACTCCCGGGCACCGGCTTCTTCCTACCCGACGACGTCGAGGACGGCCTCGAGGAGCAGAAAGCACGGGCCGCCCTCGAGGGTGCCGACGTCGCCGTCGTCGCGGACCCGGACGCCGACGGGCTGGCCTGCGTGGCCATGATTCGCGAGGCGTACGACGACGTGCAGGTGGTTCCGGAGCCGCCGACGGACGACCAGGACGAGGAAGACGGTGCCGGGGTTGGTGAAGACCTTGAGCCCGATGCCGACCCCCTCGAGGAACCCGAACCGACTCCCCACCGCGTCGCCCTGCTCCCCGCGAGCCCCCACAACGTCGAGGAGGCCCTCGAGCGCGTCGCCGCCTACGCCGACCCCGGCATCGACTGCTACGTTTGCGACCTCTGCCCGGATCGTTACGAGTACGTCGAGGACGAACTCGCAGCGCTGCTCGAGGTCGCCGGCGACGTCTCGTGGTTCGACCACCACCAGTGGGACGACGCCGTCGCCTCGGCGGTTCGCGAGGCGGGCGTCGACCTCGTCGTCGGCGACTCCGAGGAGGAGTGTACCGCCGACGTGACCCTCCGGTCGCTCGCCTACGACTTCGACGACAAGTACGAGACCCTCGCGGCGGTCACTCGCGACCACGACCTCTGGCTCCGCGAGGACCCGCGAAGCGACGACCTGGCCGACTACGCCTACTGGACGAACCCCGCGGAGTACGTCGAGGTCGTCAGGGAGTACGGCGTCGACTTCCCCGCGTGGGTGCGCGAGTTCATCACCGAGCGCCGCGTCGAGAAGGAGGCCCTAATCGAGCAGGCAGTTGGCCGCGCGAAGTTCCACGACGTCGGCGGCTACACCGTCGGCGTCACCTACGGCCGCTGTTCGCAAAACGAAGTCGCCGAGGCCATGCGCGAGGAAGGCGCCGACGCCTCCGTCGTCGTCAAACCCGCCGGGTCGGCCTCGATTCGCGGCACCGACGAATTCGACCGCTGCCACGAGGTCGCGGGACGGGTCAACGGCGGCGGCCACCCGAAAGCCGCGGGCTGTAAGCCCGACATCTACGACGACATGCTCGATTACGCCCACCACTGGACGACCCGCGGTGCGGTCACGAAGCAGGTCATCCTCGAGGCGTTCGAGGACGTCGTCGAGAGTTCGAGTGCGGAGACCGCAGAGACGGAACTCGAGGAGTGA
- a CDS encoding universal stress protein, which produces MFDTVVVATDGSESVERAVEVGIDLAARFGADVHALSVVDASEVDASPEQLREEFRTALETHAEGALSSVRDEAGPGITTAVREGRPAPEVVAYAREQDADLIVTGTRGRHGENRLLLGSVAERVVRTSPIPVLTVRQLPDAEGEETAAGSSQATT; this is translated from the coding sequence ATGTTCGACACGGTCGTCGTCGCGACGGACGGGTCCGAGAGCGTCGAGCGCGCCGTCGAGGTCGGTATCGACCTCGCCGCCCGATTCGGCGCCGACGTACACGCCCTCTCGGTCGTCGACGCCAGCGAAGTCGACGCCTCGCCCGAACAGCTCCGCGAGGAGTTCCGAACCGCCCTCGAGACCCACGCCGAAGGCGCTCTCTCGAGCGTTCGCGACGAGGCCGGTCCCGGAATCACGACCGCAGTCCGGGAGGGTCGTCCGGCCCCCGAGGTCGTCGCGTACGCGCGCGAACAGGACGCGGACCTGATCGTCACCGGCACGCGCGGTCGCCATGGGGAGAACCGCCTCCTGCTGGGGAGCGTCGCCGAGCGCGTCGTCCGCACGTCGCCGATTCCGGTCCTGACGGTCAGACAACTCCCCGACGCGGAAGGCGAGGAGACGGCCGCCGGGAGCAGTCAGGCGACGACCTGA
- a CDS encoding universal stress protein, whose translation MDVSDPLTVDTVLAPVDGSEDSATAVEYAVAIADRYDATVHVLFVLGREVVHGMDSGVVSETDVAENTQGFLEEVAGVTDAYDVKFSTSTAHGFSPSIKTRHPGSVVLDAAEAVDADFIVLPRESVTDAPTEVLEKAAEYVLSYASQPVLSV comes from the coding sequence ATGGACGTCAGCGATCCGCTCACCGTCGACACCGTGCTCGCCCCGGTCGACGGCAGCGAGGACTCCGCCACCGCCGTCGAGTACGCCGTCGCCATCGCCGACCGATACGACGCGACCGTCCACGTCCTGTTCGTCCTCGGCCGGGAGGTCGTTCACGGCATGGATTCGGGCGTCGTCTCCGAGACCGACGTCGCCGAGAACACCCAGGGCTTCCTCGAGGAGGTTGCGGGCGTGACCGACGCCTACGACGTCAAGTTCTCGACGTCGACGGCGCACGGCTTCTCGCCGTCGATCAAGACGCGCCACCCCGGAAGTGTCGTCCTCGACGCCGCCGAAGCCGTCGACGCCGACTTCATCGTGCTCCCGCGCGAGTCCGTGACCGACGCGCCGACGGAGGTCCTCGAGAAGGCCGCCGAGTACGTTCTCTCGTACGCGAGCCAGCCGGTGTTGTCTGTCTGA